One window of bacterium genomic DNA carries:
- a CDS encoding MraY family glycosyltransferase — MFQNLFYFLLAIFIYLICSFLSKRLPPGIIIPIDYPGERKIHKTPTPCPGGIFIFFSFYISLIITFSLYPNIFFKDWPGYTYTSFIFCGMGISILGLWDDHKDIKSFVKLVFQICICSIAVMAGIKFKIVDLEILNIILSLFWFLIFINGMNLIDGIDGLASGITFIVTIFLLFHEGFEFTPLASILSGAVLIFFIFNLSKEIFLGNSGSMLLGFLLAAISIFISNKGEKTDVLAITILCFGVPVFDIIAAIIRRTKEGRSIFMGDGRHIHHYLLKKGFPNTMVLLFLLGSTFILGCISLFIFK, encoded by the coding sequence ATGTTTCAGAATCTGTTTTATTTCTTATTAGCAATATTTATTTATCTAATTTGCTCATTCCTTAGCAAAAGATTACCACCGGGCATTATTATTCCCATAGACTATCCTGGAGAGCGGAAGATACATAAAACTCCAACACCCTGCCCTGGAGGAATATTCATTTTTTTCTCATTCTATATTTCTCTAATAATAACTTTTTCTCTTTATCCGAACATTTTCTTTAAAGATTGGCCAGGCTACACTTATACATCATTTATCTTTTGTGGTATGGGAATATCAATTCTTGGTCTGTGGGATGACCATAAGGACATTAAATCATTTGTTAAATTGGTATTCCAAATATGTATTTGTTCAATAGCGGTAATGGCGGGTATAAAGTTTAAAATCGTTGATTTGGAAATCCTTAATATTATCCTGAGTCTGTTCTGGTTTCTCATTTTTATAAATGGGATGAATCTGATTGATGGAATTGATGGTCTTGCGTCCGGAATTACCTTTATCGTAACTATATTTTTGCTTTTTCATGAAGGATTTGAATTTACACCTTTAGCCTCCATTCTTTCTGGAGCAGTATTAATATTCTTTATCTTCAACCTATCAAAAGAGATATTTTTAGGTAATTCCGGGAGTATGTTATTAGGATTTTTACTTGCCGCCATTTCTATCTTTATATCAAATAAGGGAGAAAAAACAGATGTTTTAGCGATTACTATTTTATGTTTTGGAGTTCCTGTATTCGATATTATAGCCGCTATTATAAGAAGGACAAAAGAAGGTAGGTCTATATTTATGGGGGATGGAAGACATATTCATCATTATTTACTCAAAAAGGGCTTTCCCAATACAATGGTACTCTTATTCCTTCTTGGAAGCACTTTTATCTTAGGGTGTATATCTTTATTTATCTTCAAGTAG